The following is a genomic window from bacterium.
CGAGATCAGCCGCCGAGTAGTACCGACGGCCGCGCCGGCGGGAAGGCCCTACAAGGCCCGCTTTTTCATACAACCGTAGCGTCCGAGGGTGAACAGCCAACGCCTCCGCGGCCACGCCGATGGGGACCGCCTCGACAATTACCTCGCCCATCTTTAACATTTAACTTTATACTATATATATATATTATAATTGTCAAGTAAAAACGAGGCGGCGCCGGGCCGGCGGCCCCCGCCGTCCGGAGATGCCCGACGGGGTCGCGCAATAAAATTTTATTTACACCGGCCGGTATGCTAATATCTAAGTAATGGCCGTCGCCGACCGCAAACCGCTAATCGTCCAATCGGACCGCACGCTTTTTTTAGAAGTCGACCACCCCCGGCACGAGGAGGTGCGCGACCGGCTGCTCCCCTTCGCCGAACTCGTCAAGAGCCCGGAGCACGTACACACCTACCGCATTACGCCCATATCGCTGTGGAACGCGGCCGCGGCCGGCCTCGACGCCGACGACATCGTCCGCTCGTTGAAAGACTACAGCCGTTACGAAGTCCCGCCCATAATCGAGTGGCTGGTGCGCGACCAGATAAGCCGGTACGGGAAAGTAAAATTATTGCGCGACGGCGCCGGCTACTACCTGGACGTGGGCGAGGACGTCTTGCTCGCGCAGATAATGAACAACCGCAAGGTGGTTTCGTATCTCGAGGGCGGCGTCTTCGACGAGAGGAAAGTGCGGCTCAAGGAGTACGCGCGCGGCCACGTCAAGAGCGCGCTGATACGCTTCGGCATCCCGGTGGAGGACCTGGCCGGCTACGTCGCGGGGGCCCCGCTCGAGGTGACGCTGCGCGATACCCAGGCCGCGACCGGCGAGCCGTTCGTCGTCCGCGACTACCAGCGCGCCGCGGCGGAGGCGTTCTACCGGGCCGGCTCCGCGGCCGGCGGCTCGGGGGTCGTCGTGCTGCCGTGCGGCGCCGGCAAGACCGTCGTGGGAATGGCCGCCATGGCCGAAGTCGCCGCCCAGACCCTCATCCTGGTTACCAACATCACCGCGGTGCACCAGTGGAAGGAAGAGCTGCTGGACAAGACGATGCTCACCGCCGACGACGTCGGCGAGTACACCGGCCTGGTCAAGCAGCGGCGGCCGGTAACGGTGGCCACGTACCAGATCCTGGTCTGGCGGCCGTCGAAGAAGGGGCCGTTCCCCCACTTCAAGCTCTTCGCCGAGCGCGACTGGGGGTTGATAATCTACGACGAGGTGCACCTGCTGCCGGCTCCCGTCTTCCGCATCACGGCCGAGATACAGGCGCGGCGCCGCCTGGGCCTTA
Proteins encoded in this region:
- a CDS encoding DNA repair helicase XPB, which codes for MAVADRKPLIVQSDRTLFLEVDHPRHEEVRDRLLPFAELVKSPEHVHTYRITPISLWNAAAAGLDADDIVRSLKDYSRYEVPPIIEWLVRDQISRYGKVKLLRDGAGYYLDVGEDVLLAQIMNNRKVVSYLEGGVFDERKVRLKEYARGHVKSALIRFGIPVEDLAGYVAGAPLEVTLRDTQAATGEPFVVRDYQRAAAEAFYRAGSAAGGSGVVVLPCGAGKTVVGMAAMAEVAAQTLILVTNITAVHQWKEELLDKTMLTADDVGEYTGLVKQRRPVTVATYQILVWRPSKKGPFPHFKLFAERDWGLIIYDEVHLLPAPVFRITAEIQARRRLGLTATLVREDGKEDEVFSLIGPKRYDTPWKELERKNWIARALCRELRVPMAAEDRLRYAVASNHRRFRVAAENPCKVPVVERLLELHRGHSVLVIGHYLNQLDVIAETVRAPLITGKTPQPERDVLYEKFRRGRVPVLVVSKVANFALDLPDANVAIQVSGTFGSRQEEAQRLGRILRPKSGENVAHFYTLVSRDTVEQDYALKRELFLTEQGYQYEIADAEAFFET